Part of the Roseofilum reptotaenium CS-1145 genome, GCGAACCCTGCGCCAAGAAGTTGTCCAAGACACCATCTGGACGTTTGACCAGCTTCAAGGCATTCTCTACGTGGTCGTTCCCATTCGCATGACGATTATCAAACTCTCCTCTGGGGGGTTACTGGTCTATGCACCGGTTGCACCTACTCCCGAATGTGTGCGATTGGTGAATGAATTAGTCGATCTCCATGGAGATGTTAAATATATTATCCTGCCCACGGTTTCGGGACTCGAACATAAAATCTTTGTCGGCCCCTTTGCCCGTCATTTCCCCCAAGCTCAGGTTTTTATTGCTCCCCACCAATGGAGTTTTCCCTTCAATTTACCGGTGACCTGGCTGGGGTTACCGGGCAACCGCACCCATATTTTACCTACGGACAGCCGTCAAGCCCCCTTTAGTGCTGAATTTGACTACCATATCCTCGGGCCGATTAACCTCGGGCCGGGACAATTTGAAGAAGTTGCCCTGCTCCACCGAGCTACGGGTACAGTCTGCGTCACGGATACCATTATCTCTCTTTCTGAACAGCCACCGGCGATCGCCCAATTTGACCCCTATCCTCTCCTCTTTCACGCCAAAGACAGCGCCTCAGATCCCATTCAAGATACCCCAGAAAACCGCCGCAAAGGATGGCAACGCATTTGTCTGTTTGCTCTCTACTTCCAACCCAGTGTCCTTGAAACCCCCAAATGGTCAACGGTTTTTAAAAAAGTCATCAGCGCCCCAGACCGGTCTAAAAAAGCCTACTTCGGTCTCTTTCCCTTCAATTGGAAAGCCAATTGGAAACAAGCCTTTCAACCCCTGAAAAATCGTCTCTGGGTCGCTCCTGTTCTACAAACTTTGATTCTCAACCGCGCTCCCCAAGAAGTCTTAAATTGGTCTGAAAAAGTTGCCCGCTGGGACTTTCAGCGTCTGATTCCCTGTCACTTTAGTGCCCCCATTCGTGCCACGGGTTACGACTTCCGACAAGCCTTTTGCTTCCTCAAACAACACCCTCTTAGTCCCTATTCCTTACCCCCAGAAGACCTCAAACTTCTGCAAACGAT contains:
- a CDS encoding DUF4336 domain-containing protein encodes the protein MSDLSWPFWPLLPLYPYGQRRTLRQEVVQDTIWTFDQLQGILYVVVPIRMTIIKLSSGGLLVYAPVAPTPECVRLVNELVDLHGDVKYIILPTVSGLEHKIFVGPFARHFPQAQVFIAPHQWSFPFNLPVTWLGLPGNRTHILPTDSRQAPFSAEFDYHILGPINLGPGQFEEVALLHRATGTVCVTDTIISLSEQPPAIAQFDPYPLLFHAKDSASDPIQDTPENRRKGWQRICLFALYFQPSVLETPKWSTVFKKVISAPDRSKKAYFGLFPFNWKANWKQAFQPLKNRLWVAPVLQTLILNRAPQEVLNWSEKVARWDFQRLIPCHFSAPIRATGYDFRQAFCFLKQHPLSPYSLPPEDLKLLQTIDLNLSQRRIVPPAQQKV